One stretch of Schlesneria sp. DSM 10557 DNA includes these proteins:
- the pth gene encoding aminoacyl-tRNA hydrolase: protein MKLVVGLGNPGSTYEGTRHNVGFDVIAELAHRWHADRSKLRFEAQLADGNYRGEKVLLAAPQTYMNLSGRSVQQIVKFYQIPLTDVLVVCDDMNLKLGQLRLRASGSAGGQKGLQSILDVCGTETVPRLRIGVGRPPEKMDAAAYVLTKFRKDEHTEVDASVRIAATGIELWIQEGITAAMNVVNSPMPDSDSNHSAGRSHP from the coding sequence ATGAAGCTGGTTGTCGGATTAGGCAACCCGGGGTCGACGTATGAGGGAACCCGGCACAATGTTGGCTTTGATGTGATTGCCGAGTTAGCACACCGGTGGCATGCCGACCGCTCGAAACTTCGGTTCGAGGCGCAGCTGGCGGATGGAAATTATCGAGGCGAAAAGGTGCTGCTGGCAGCGCCACAGACCTATATGAATCTGAGTGGACGAAGCGTTCAGCAGATCGTCAAGTTTTACCAGATTCCGTTGACCGATGTATTGGTTGTCTGTGATGACATGAACCTGAAGCTGGGGCAGCTGCGGCTGCGAGCGTCAGGTTCTGCGGGCGGACAAAAAGGACTGCAGAGTATCCTGGATGTTTGCGGAACGGAAACGGTTCCCAGGCTGAGGATTGGAGTGGGGCGTCCACCCGAAAAGATGGATGCCGCTGCTTATGTATTGACGAAGTTTCGGAAAGACGAGCATACTGAGGTTGACGCGTCAGTAAGAATCGCTGCCACGGGAATCGAATTGTGGATTCAAGAGGGGATCACGGCAGCCATGAATGTCGTGAACTCTCCAATGCCTGATTCGGATTCGAATCACTCGGCTGGTAGAAGTCATCCGTGA
- a CDS encoding DUF695 domain-containing protein has product MRRYNDSGSAACHLRIKFFMTSNEIGMNMPADDSHWELYVTYVDDNPAVLMVDIGIAELAPISEKPFLVWLRVDVINPDEERFPTEEEDIRLNEIEDAATESFAEADVRYVGRITSDGVREFYFYTADPEQFRDSVTTVMSEFPEYTFEADFAEDPEWTHYRDVLYPSPEDLQQIENQHIINRLYQAGDSLTTPRRIDHYANFKTSEDRESFISAAEALGYEAASRPDRPDTTEFPYAVGLLRVDPVDGETIDRITFELFDLAREHGGEYEGWGSEVITE; this is encoded by the coding sequence ATGCGGCGTTACAATGACTCGGGTTCCGCCGCTTGCCACTTACGCATCAAGTTTTTCATGACGTCGAACGAAATCGGAATGAACATGCCTGCCGACGATTCCCACTGGGAACTTTATGTAACTTACGTCGACGACAATCCCGCTGTCCTGATGGTGGATATCGGTATCGCCGAACTGGCACCCATCAGCGAAAAGCCCTTCCTGGTCTGGCTGCGAGTCGATGTGATCAATCCCGACGAAGAGCGTTTTCCCACGGAAGAAGAAGATATCCGGCTCAATGAAATTGAAGACGCCGCCACGGAATCGTTCGCTGAAGCGGATGTCCGCTACGTGGGCCGAATCACGTCCGACGGGGTGCGCGAGTTCTACTTCTACACTGCTGACCCCGAGCAATTCCGGGATTCCGTCACGACAGTCATGAGCGAATTTCCGGAATACACTTTCGAAGCCGATTTCGCCGAGGATCCCGAATGGACGCACTATCGTGACGTTCTCTACCCTTCCCCGGAAGACTTACAGCAGATCGAAAACCAGCACATCATTAACCGGCTCTATCAGGCGGGCGATTCACTGACGACACCCCGTCGGATCGATCACTATGCGAATTTCAAGACCAGCGAAGACAGGGAATCGTTCATCTCTGCAGCTGAAGCACTCGGGTATGAAGCGGCCAGCCGTCCCGACCGGCCCGACACAACCGAGTTCCCCTATGCAGTCGGCCTTCTTCGCGTGGATCCGGTCGATGGAGAAACGATCGATCGCATCACCTTCGAACTGTTCGACCTGGCCAGGGAACACGGCGGAGAATACGAGGGCTGGGGATCCGAGGTCATTACCGAATAA
- a CDS encoding LptF/LptG family permease — MKSFLHTFGVCFITMFGLVAVIDLFENLDELLEINGDNGTFGLIQLIVTLNAYRSILFLDRGGAALTVISVMTVLILLQRSGELHPLLAAGIPMYRILRPMVFAAIGVNCLLVFNQEFLVPRVAFREHEIRHQNDLSQSQVESLTDHRTRISIDGETVRVADRTIEKPFFTLPSPSLVNELTILKGPTATFYPAKGNRPAGWLIKDVVSNPPLADVERILTDRGRELVVVLPGERVFVASAITCDQLFKRSSSFTSLSTWELLERIRCPAFGFASVYRIVLYVHSRFMQPILNVIAVLLTIPLMVRRESPGLAVDSTLCGFVLALLFAVTQGFQSLGASYVISPEIAAWAPVVFGGALSAWLSGVIRT; from the coding sequence ATGAAAAGCTTTCTCCACACGTTCGGCGTGTGCTTTATCACCATGTTCGGGCTGGTCGCAGTCATCGACTTGTTCGAGAACCTGGATGAACTGCTGGAAATCAACGGCGACAATGGCACCTTCGGGTTGATCCAACTGATTGTCACGCTGAACGCCTATCGTTCGATTCTGTTTCTGGATCGTGGCGGAGCGGCCCTGACGGTCATTTCTGTCATGACAGTTCTCATCCTGCTGCAGCGAAGTGGTGAACTCCACCCGCTTCTGGCGGCCGGGATTCCGATGTATCGCATTCTCAGGCCGATGGTCTTCGCAGCGATCGGCGTGAATTGCCTGCTGGTTTTTAACCAGGAATTCCTCGTTCCACGCGTTGCATTTCGTGAACACGAGATTCGCCACCAGAACGACCTTTCACAATCCCAGGTCGAATCGCTGACGGACCACCGAACGCGCATTTCGATCGACGGAGAAACGGTCAGGGTCGCCGATCGAACAATTGAAAAGCCGTTCTTCACGCTCCCGTCCCCCAGCCTCGTCAACGAGTTGACGATTCTCAAGGGTCCGACGGCGACGTTCTATCCCGCGAAGGGGAACCGCCCCGCCGGTTGGTTGATCAAAGATGTCGTCTCGAATCCTCCCCTGGCCGACGTGGAACGGATTCTGACGGATCGGGGTCGCGAATTGGTCGTCGTTCTTCCCGGAGAACGTGTGTTTGTCGCGTCGGCGATCACCTGCGACCAGCTCTTCAAACGAAGTTCGAGCTTCACCTCGCTGTCGACCTGGGAACTGCTGGAGCGGATTCGCTGTCCTGCCTTCGGTTTCGCTTCTGTGTACCGGATTGTCCTGTACGTCCATTCCAGGTTCATGCAGCCCATCCTCAACGTAATTGCGGTTCTGCTCACGATTCCGTTAATGGTTCGTCGAGAAAGTCCCGGCCTGGCGGTGGATTCGACTTTATGCGGGTTTGTATTGGCCCTGCTTTTTGCCGTCACTCAGGGATTTCAATCATTGGGGGCAAGCTACGTCATCTCACCGGAGATTGCCGCCTGGGCGCCTGTCGTATTCGGCGGAGCACTTTCCGCCTGGCTCTCTGGCGTGATCCGTACTTGA
- the rpsF gene encoding 30S ribosomal protein S6, whose product MTEYMYEGMFLLDSNRYAADPDSTQKAVLGMLERVGAKVVASRPWQEGKLCYPIEGQRKGLYYLACFTMDGGSMIELNRLSKLNEVVLRQLVLRHPKVIFDAMVDALTQHDGAIHSPEQKADREARGDRPAIEEGVEEAR is encoded by the coding sequence TTGACCGAGTACATGTACGAGGGGATGTTTCTGCTGGACAGCAACCGCTACGCTGCAGACCCTGATTCAACTCAGAAGGCAGTGCTGGGGATGCTTGAGCGAGTCGGAGCGAAGGTTGTCGCTTCCCGCCCATGGCAGGAAGGAAAGCTTTGCTATCCCATCGAAGGGCAGCGAAAAGGCTTGTATTATCTCGCCTGCTTTACGATGGACGGCGGCAGCATGATCGAGCTGAATCGCTTGAGCAAGCTGAATGAAGTTGTCCTACGGCAGTTGGTGCTGCGTCATCCAAAAGTGATTTTCGACGCCATGGTTGATGCTCTGACGCAACATGACGGCGCAATCCACAGCCCCGAACAGAAGGCTGATCGTGAAGCCCGTGGTGATCGTCCTGCGATCGAAGAGGGCGTTGAAGAAGCGCGATAG
- a CDS encoding YhcH/YjgK/YiaL family protein yields MITDHISNHAKYGHLPAALLRAIEYLGSTDFTFVESGQYELDGRNIVSMVQRYKSKLPHQAVWESHRKYIDVQFVAGGHERFGHAPLATAPAVKTPYSEEKDVIFYEPGQQTYDAPMGTFMIFYPDDVHAPGLAAGTPPVASEVVKVVVKVAVSACQ; encoded by the coding sequence ATGATTACGGATCACATCAGCAATCACGCGAAGTATGGTCATTTGCCTGCAGCCCTGCTGCGAGCCATTGAGTATCTCGGCAGCACCGATTTCACGTTTGTCGAAAGCGGCCAGTACGAACTCGACGGACGGAATATCGTCAGCATGGTTCAGCGATACAAAAGCAAGCTGCCCCATCAGGCAGTCTGGGAATCGCACCGCAAGTACATTGACGTGCAGTTTGTCGCGGGTGGCCATGAGCGATTCGGCCATGCCCCACTGGCCACGGCTCCGGCCGTCAAGACACCCTATTCGGAAGAGAAGGATGTCATCTTCTACGAACCAGGACAGCAGACCTACGATGCCCCCATGGGAACGTTCATGATCTTCTATCCTGACGACGTACACGCTCCTGGACTGGCGGCCGGAACACCCCCTGTGGCCAGCGAAGTCGTCAAAGTCGTTGTCAAAGTTGCCGTTTCTGCCTGTCAGTGA
- a CDS encoding DUF1501 domain-containing protein, whose product MARLPAPTIPVCPGRVTGPLTRREMLCTAANGFGWLAFAGMMGHSTSTSAGTEFLRVPQPDFRPKVKNVIFCFMDGGVSHVDSFDPKPKLADLDGQSFTDSKNPTANGNRQWLKSPWEFSKHGESGMPVSSLFPHIARCADDIAVIRSMKADLPIHSTGVLFLHTGSNNAGRPSLGSWVNYGLGCESQNLPGFVVLSFGVVPCGGLETFSNGFLPASHQATLLQADGNPIDNIQPGDRDSRIQRAKLALLKSQNAAFSKQLGGSDAVESAIRNHEMAFRMQSLVPDVLDLSQETEATHALYAINSQVPSQRLYGIQCLRARRLIESGVRFVEITCPPGASNGTWDQHGDLKKGHEKNALDTDQAIAGLITDLKQRGLFDETLIVWAGEFGRTPHSAGRDGRDHHPEGFSVWLAGGGVKGGSIYGATDELGMHAVDGVCTIHDLHATILHLLGLNHESLTFRFSGRDFRLTDVHGSVVHEILT is encoded by the coding sequence ATGGCCCGACTCCCAGCCCCGACGATTCCTGTATGCCCCGGACGTGTGACAGGTCCGTTGACCCGCCGGGAAATGCTTTGCACGGCGGCCAACGGATTTGGCTGGCTCGCTTTCGCTGGAATGATGGGGCACAGTACGAGCACGTCCGCCGGCACGGAGTTCTTGCGGGTCCCCCAGCCGGATTTCCGGCCGAAGGTAAAGAACGTGATCTTTTGCTTCATGGACGGGGGCGTATCACACGTTGACTCGTTCGACCCGAAACCGAAACTCGCCGATCTCGACGGCCAGTCGTTCACTGACTCAAAAAACCCGACCGCCAATGGGAATCGACAATGGCTGAAAAGCCCGTGGGAATTCTCAAAACACGGGGAAAGCGGCATGCCGGTCAGCAGCCTGTTTCCTCATATTGCCCGCTGTGCAGATGACATTGCCGTGATCCGTTCGATGAAGGCAGATCTGCCCATCCACTCCACAGGCGTCCTGTTCCTGCATACGGGTTCGAATAACGCCGGACGGCCCAGCCTCGGTTCCTGGGTGAATTACGGCCTGGGTTGCGAAAGTCAGAATCTGCCCGGATTCGTGGTTCTCAGTTTCGGCGTTGTACCGTGCGGCGGACTCGAGACTTTCTCGAATGGATTCCTGCCCGCCAGTCATCAGGCAACACTGCTCCAGGCCGATGGAAACCCGATCGACAACATCCAGCCGGGTGATCGTGATTCACGAATCCAACGAGCAAAGCTGGCTCTGCTGAAATCACAGAATGCTGCGTTTTCAAAACAACTCGGGGGCAGCGATGCCGTGGAATCGGCAATTCGAAACCATGAGATGGCCTTCCGCATGCAGTCGCTCGTCCCCGATGTGCTTGATCTCTCACAGGAAACCGAAGCGACACACGCCCTCTATGCCATCAATTCACAGGTGCCATCACAACGACTGTATGGCATCCAGTGCTTACGTGCCCGCCGCTTAATCGAATCGGGTGTCCGTTTTGTCGAAATTACCTGCCCGCCCGGCGCCTCGAACGGTACTTGGGATCAGCACGGCGATCTCAAGAAAGGGCATGAAAAGAACGCGCTAGATACCGATCAGGCCATCGCCGGTCTGATCACCGATTTGAAACAGCGAGGCCTGTTCGATGAAACGCTGATCGTCTGGGCGGGGGAGTTTGGACGGACACCTCATTCTGCGGGCCGCGATGGACGTGACCATCATCCCGAAGGATTCTCGGTCTGGCTGGCAGGGGGAGGTGTTAAAGGAGGGTCGATTTACGGAGCCACCGACGAACTCGGCATGCACGCGGTGGACGGCGTCTGTACGATTCACGACCTGCATGCCACCATCCTGCATCTGCTCGGCCTGAATCACGAATCATTGACGTTCCGCTTCAGCGGCCGCGACTTTCGACTGACCGACGTGCACGGAAGCGTGGTCCACGAAATCCTGACCTGA
- a CDS encoding 50S ribosomal protein L25, translating to MSKEAKLVVKPRAEQGSAACRRLRWSGQVPGNIYGHNAPPVSVVISSEALTPVLMSGAKVVDVELDGKVDKAVVREIQWDTFGRSITHFDLLRVDPDERVNIVVPLEVKGTAPGVLMGGVLEQVLHSITIDCLAYQIPDSIPVRVGSLELGKAIHVSDLVLPEGSHAHAAQDAIVVHVVQAKVQDEVAAAGPIEPEMIGKKPAAEAEAKDAKKK from the coding sequence ATGTCGAAGGAAGCAAAGTTAGTCGTCAAACCGCGTGCGGAACAAGGTTCTGCAGCATGCCGACGGTTACGATGGAGTGGGCAAGTTCCCGGCAATATCTACGGGCATAACGCGCCGCCAGTTTCTGTCGTGATCAGTTCGGAAGCATTGACGCCTGTTCTCATGTCGGGTGCCAAGGTTGTCGATGTCGAACTGGACGGAAAAGTCGATAAGGCCGTTGTCCGCGAAATCCAGTGGGATACGTTCGGCAGAAGCATCACCCATTTCGACCTGCTGCGGGTCGACCCGGACGAACGCGTTAACATCGTCGTTCCGCTGGAAGTCAAGGGGACGGCCCCCGGCGTCCTGATGGGTGGCGTGCTCGAACAAGTCTTGCACTCGATCACCATCGACTGCCTCGCCTATCAGATTCCTGACTCGATTCCAGTTCGCGTTGGATCGCTCGAACTTGGAAAAGCGATTCACGTTTCGGACCTGGTCCTGCCAGAAGGGTCACACGCTCACGCTGCACAGGACGCGATCGTCGTTCACGTTGTCCAGGCGAAGGTGCAGGACGAAGTCGCAGCAGCTGGCCCAATCGAACCAGAAATGATTGGTAAGAAGCCTGCCGCGGAAGCTGAGGCAAAGGACGCCAAAAAGAAATAG
- a CDS encoding phosphatase PAP2 family protein: MNDTLINPAHSRDAINLRSDFSSPHTVTAAGRKSWPVWRPLIATLLVSLLIRIWDVDQHVSAMFYDSGNGIWPFERAHPWLWFYRNGVIPPIVVGVVGAVVAVFGTHLLHSKDPLKIKQFRLSGLFLALLLIIGPGLLVNGFLKSVWGRPRPVQCTVFGGDKQFLPVGAWGSDRFPNSSFPSGHAAVAFYLIGLGFVVSPKRPWLRRACFAGGLIYGLAMGFTRVLQGGHFTSDVIWAGVLTYLVAVALSGMLIDHDEQPAST, encoded by the coding sequence ATGAATGACACCCTGATCAACCCTGCGCATTCGCGCGACGCCATCAACCTTCGTTCTGATTTCTCGTCGCCACACACGGTCACAGCAGCCGGACGGAAGAGTTGGCCCGTATGGCGTCCGCTCATCGCGACGCTTCTGGTCAGTCTGTTGATCCGAATCTGGGACGTTGACCAGCACGTCTCTGCGATGTTCTATGATTCAGGAAATGGTATCTGGCCCTTCGAGCGGGCTCACCCCTGGCTCTGGTTCTACCGGAATGGAGTCATTCCGCCGATCGTTGTCGGCGTCGTCGGTGCCGTCGTGGCGGTCTTCGGTACCCACTTGCTCCATTCTAAGGATCCCCTGAAGATCAAGCAGTTTCGCCTGAGTGGACTGTTCCTGGCGCTGCTCTTAATCATCGGGCCGGGTCTACTGGTCAACGGATTCCTCAAATCCGTGTGGGGGCGGCCACGACCCGTTCAATGCACGGTTTTTGGGGGTGATAAACAATTCCTGCCCGTCGGTGCGTGGGGGAGTGATCGCTTCCCGAATTCGTCATTTCCATCTGGTCACGCAGCGGTCGCGTTTTATTTGATCGGCCTGGGGTTTGTTGTCAGTCCAAAACGTCCGTGGTTGCGTCGCGCGTGCTTTGCAGGCGGTCTCATCTACGGCCTTGCCATGGGATTTACGCGTGTTCTTCAGGGAGGTCATTTCACGAGCGATGTGATATGGGCCGGAGTTCTGACGTACCTTGTTGCGGTGGCCCTGTCGGGGATGCTGATTGATCACGACGAACAGCCTGCCAGCACCTGA
- the rplI gene encoding 50S ribosomal protein L9 — MARSTHSASGRPRISRQVELLLAADVEHLGATGDIVRVKPGYARNYLMPNGLATVATEANKRAVKRHQEALVELQKQKMQALQKRADAIGKYSVTLEANANEEGHLYGSIMGPDISKALVAAGYQVDADHVKLDGPIKELGMYTVKIQLHSEVRTEIKVWVVPAAKK, encoded by the coding sequence ATGGCTCGTAGTACTCACTCTGCTTCAGGTCGTCCCCGGATTTCTCGCCAGGTCGAGTTGTTGCTCGCCGCTGATGTCGAGCATCTGGGAGCCACCGGCGACATCGTTCGCGTAAAGCCCGGTTATGCCCGCAATTACCTGATGCCTAACGGCTTGGCCACCGTCGCAACGGAAGCCAACAAGCGGGCAGTCAAGCGCCACCAGGAAGCACTGGTCGAGCTTCAGAAGCAGAAGATGCAGGCTTTGCAGAAGCGAGCCGATGCCATTGGCAAGTACAGCGTCACGCTGGAAGCCAACGCCAACGAAGAAGGCCATCTGTACGGTTCGATCATGGGTCCCGATATCAGCAAGGCGCTCGTCGCTGCCGGATACCAGGTCGATGCTGATCACGTCAAACTCGACGGTCCGATCAAGGAACTCGGCATGTACACCGTGAAGATTCAGCTTCACTCCGAAGTCCGCACCGAGATCAAGGTGTGGGTGGTTCCTGCCGCCAAGAAGTAA
- a CDS encoding single-stranded DNA-binding protein, with protein sequence MASFNKVILVGNLTRDPQVKYTTGGTAVTEIGLAVNRRWLDKQSNQWKDETTFVDVTLWGRTAEIAGEYLAKGRPVLIEGRLQLDTWDDRESGQKRSKLRVVGENMTMLGGKGDGQGGGGDSRSGGRPQSAGPSRSAFAEPSFDSGESSGGFSSSFDDHSGSQVDDVPF encoded by the coding sequence ATGGCAAGTTTCAACAAAGTGATTCTCGTCGGCAATTTGACGCGCGATCCGCAAGTGAAGTACACGACTGGTGGCACAGCAGTGACGGAAATCGGATTGGCGGTCAATCGTCGCTGGCTGGATAAGCAGTCGAATCAATGGAAAGACGAAACGACGTTCGTTGATGTCACCTTGTGGGGTCGGACGGCCGAAATCGCAGGGGAATACCTCGCCAAAGGGCGACCGGTACTCATCGAAGGTCGGCTGCAGTTGGATACCTGGGATGATCGGGAATCCGGGCAGAAGCGCAGCAAGCTCAGAGTTGTCGGCGAAAATATGACGATGTTGGGTGGCAAGGGTGATGGACAGGGTGGAGGGGGAGATTCCCGGTCGGGCGGTCGTCCGCAGTCGGCTGGCCCCTCACGAAGTGCTTTCGCAGAACCGAGCTTTGACTCGGGTGAAAGCTCAGGCGGATTCTCATCCAGCTTTGATGATCACTCAGGATCCCAAGTCGACGATGTGCCGTTTTAG
- a CDS encoding RND family transporter — MAHFFEKRDFWGNRLSMWLVVLMAFAAPVCWWSVRQLHLDNEVEKWLPNEHPELRALRWTHEEFPIEERILLTWEGSSINDPRLERLVDQLLGKPDAQGTKRGGLPYVSSVLDPRAALNVMQENGVSAQDAARRLEGTLLGVGPLRLRLTEVGRSAIKKTRRELQLATRSKFGLELVIHEADPDLSPLVAIPGPAAEEGGTSEPTQPVVVAVDGTPLEEATVDHDLKISWKGIRIGSPETADIANWLKQYVPEWGEGSALVEDSFFVLGSPVALAVGISEAGLADKAETIASIRAICDVAGIPAGTLHMTGSIISANELNSEVRKAIWNTSYPLIQFHRRSVLLSSALFSALMAYVLVRNVRLASMILFVAMFTAFGALALISFTGGSMNMILSVMPTLLIVLTLSGAIHVVNYWKHAASADESSAIVESIRSAWSPCSLASLTTAIGLISLSTSELSPVREFGLYAACGTMFSLLMIIYGLPALMQMWAGPIPREKPSDQGGWRFFGRIVTVHPGLQSLLVIAVAVALSWGISKMQTETKVIRYFPEKSQIAQDYWFIETNLGGVMPVETVIRFDEQAQRDSTFLDRMELVRQIQEKMWSHPEISGSVSLADFQPVSEQPPEDASFIVRTKHQKRATIIQQRIRDGEIPGARSFYSVAEQSHDLHQPGDHRLNQAGDELWRITAQVNVMTENSFEKILADLHQMAQEVLKLQAGSHHLITGKVPLFVQTQHAVLESLISSFGLAFALIFVVFTITLRSFPAALIAMIPNLLPITVVFGAASWMGQRIDIGSMITASIALGIAVDGTLHYLAWFKRAMSDGSRRRDAAIHAMVHSGPALLQTSAAVGFGLLLLVPAELTLISRFGSLMASMIGVALLGDLVLLPQLVSGPFGRFFEPKQAASASGVSSAELPVIVPVAEAEPVARGVAVPKPHHHPVDPKRKKGRPTA; from the coding sequence ATGGCGCACTTTTTCGAAAAACGCGATTTCTGGGGCAATCGACTCAGCATGTGGCTGGTTGTCCTGATGGCCTTCGCGGCACCGGTCTGTTGGTGGTCAGTGCGACAACTTCACCTCGACAACGAGGTCGAAAAATGGCTCCCCAACGAACATCCCGAACTGCGAGCGCTGCGCTGGACGCATGAAGAGTTTCCGATCGAGGAACGAATCCTGCTGACGTGGGAGGGAAGTTCCATCAACGATCCCCGGCTGGAACGACTCGTCGATCAACTGTTGGGCAAGCCCGACGCCCAGGGAACAAAACGGGGCGGGCTTCCTTACGTTTCCAGTGTTCTCGATCCTCGAGCGGCGCTGAACGTGATGCAGGAAAACGGCGTTTCTGCGCAGGACGCCGCCCGTCGTCTCGAAGGGACGCTGCTGGGAGTCGGTCCCCTGAGGCTACGGCTGACAGAAGTAGGCCGCTCGGCCATCAAGAAGACCAGACGCGAGCTTCAACTCGCCACCCGTTCAAAATTCGGTCTGGAACTGGTGATCCACGAGGCCGATCCCGATCTGTCACCGCTCGTGGCCATTCCCGGCCCCGCGGCAGAAGAAGGGGGAACCAGCGAACCGACACAACCCGTTGTCGTGGCCGTCGATGGAACTCCTCTCGAAGAGGCCACAGTCGATCACGACCTGAAAATTTCCTGGAAAGGGATCCGCATCGGCAGCCCTGAAACGGCCGATATCGCCAACTGGCTGAAACAGTACGTTCCCGAGTGGGGCGAAGGGTCAGCGCTGGTGGAAGACAGCTTTTTCGTGCTGGGCTCACCGGTGGCACTCGCCGTCGGAATTTCGGAGGCGGGACTTGCTGACAAGGCCGAGACGATCGCCTCGATTCGCGCGATCTGTGATGTGGCCGGAATTCCTGCCGGTACACTGCACATGACCGGAAGTATCATTTCCGCCAACGAGTTAAACTCGGAAGTCCGCAAGGCAATCTGGAATACTTCGTATCCGCTGATTCAATTTCATCGCAGATCGGTCCTGCTGTCGTCGGCCCTGTTCAGCGCTTTGATGGCCTACGTTCTTGTGCGAAATGTGCGACTGGCGTCGATGATCCTGTTTGTCGCCATGTTCACCGCATTCGGTGCTCTCGCTCTGATCTCTTTCACCGGGGGCTCGATGAACATGATCCTCAGCGTGATGCCCACGCTGCTGATCGTGTTGACCCTTTCGGGGGCGATCCACGTTGTGAATTACTGGAAGCACGCGGCCAGCGCTGACGAAAGTTCGGCGATTGTCGAGTCGATCCGGTCGGCGTGGTCACCTTGTTCACTCGCAAGTCTGACGACGGCAATTGGTCTGATCTCGCTGTCCACCAGTGAGCTTTCTCCCGTTCGTGAATTCGGCCTCTACGCCGCCTGCGGAACGATGTTCTCGCTGTTAATGATTATCTATGGTTTGCCTGCCCTGATGCAGATGTGGGCAGGTCCCATTCCCCGGGAAAAGCCGTCTGATCAAGGGGGCTGGCGATTCTTTGGTCGGATCGTGACGGTGCACCCTGGTTTGCAGTCGCTGCTGGTAATCGCCGTTGCCGTAGCGCTCAGTTGGGGAATCTCGAAGATGCAGACGGAGACGAAAGTCATCCGCTACTTCCCCGAAAAGTCACAGATTGCTCAGGACTACTGGTTCATTGAAACCAATCTGGGTGGTGTGATGCCCGTTGAAACGGTGATTCGTTTTGACGAGCAGGCACAGCGGGATTCGACGTTCCTCGACCGTATGGAACTGGTACGTCAGATCCAGGAAAAAATGTGGAGTCACCCCGAGATCAGTGGGTCGGTCTCACTGGCAGATTTTCAGCCGGTGAGCGAACAACCACCTGAAGACGCGAGTTTTATCGTCAGGACCAAGCATCAGAAGCGGGCCACGATCATCCAGCAACGCATTCGCGATGGGGAAATTCCTGGTGCCCGGTCGTTCTATTCGGTCGCCGAACAGAGCCACGATCTGCATCAGCCGGGAGACCATCGCCTCAACCAGGCGGGTGATGAGCTCTGGCGAATTACAGCCCAGGTCAACGTCATGACCGAGAATTCGTTCGAGAAGATCCTGGCAGACTTGCATCAAATGGCGCAGGAAGTCTTGAAGCTGCAAGCTGGCTCCCACCATTTGATCACGGGCAAAGTCCCTCTGTTTGTTCAGACGCAGCATGCAGTTCTGGAAAGTCTGATCAGCAGTTTTGGTCTGGCGTTCGCCCTGATTTTCGTGGTGTTTACGATCACGTTGCGAAGCTTCCCGGCCGCCCTGATTGCGATGATTCCGAATCTGTTGCCGATCACTGTGGTGTTCGGGGCTGCCTCGTGGATGGGACAGCGGATTGATATCGGCTCGATGATTACGGCTTCCATCGCACTCGGGATCGCTGTCGACGGCACCCTGCACTATCTTGCATGGTTCAAGCGTGCGATGAGCGACGGATCCCGTCGTCGTGATGCGGCCATCCATGCCATGGTCCATTCCGGCCCCGCACTTCTGCAGACGAGCGCCGCTGTCGGCTTTGGCCTGCTGCTTCTGGTTCCTGCTGAGCTTACCCTCATCAGCCGATTCGGTTCCCTGATGGCCAGCATGATCGGGGTCGCACTTCTCGGTGATCTGGTGCTGCTCCCTCAACTGGTTTCGGGGCCCTTCGGCCGGTTTTTTGAACCGAAGCAGGCCGCAAGCGCTTCTGGAGTCTCATCGGCGGAGTTGCCGGTCATCGTTCCTGTTGCCGAGGCAGAGCCTGTGGCACGGGGCGTAGCTGTACCAAAACCTCATCACCACCCGGTCGATCCCAAACGGAAGAAGGGCCGACCGACGGCGTAG